Proteins encoded by one window of Arachis hypogaea cultivar Tifrunner chromosome 1, arahy.Tifrunner.gnm2.J5K5, whole genome shotgun sequence:
- the LOC112708195 gene encoding protein SLENDER RICE1-LIKE 1: protein MILQSSKSKEMITVNQNEMVVDEGLLHDIMLNSPSLHHLPQTTHYNYNYNYNPFDDTTVSWINDDVSSPSQSQLTSTALHLPPPPPPPPLIDHQQTELLLPTEQQQQVEEDSAIRLVHMLISCADSLQRGHVAHAASLIDAMQSLQRHVTTASAIGKVAAHFIGALTRRIFAPPLTDRHGGVGAVANDDGGVLYHHFYEACPYLKFAHFTANQAILEAFSGHSSVHVVDFHLAHGLQWPPLIQALALRPGGPPSLRITGIGPPSPDRRDALRETGIRLAELARSVNVRFAFRGVAASRLEDVEPWMLQVRQEEAVAINSVMQLHRLLGSDSGIDSVLGWIRRLNPKIVTVVEQEANHNQTGFLERFTEALHYYSAVFDSLEACPNEPDKSLAEMYLEREIGNVVCCEGPARVERHEPLAQWKARLEKSGFKCVGLGSNALRQASMLLSLFSAEGYCVEEKEGCLTLGWHGRPLIAASAWQPFPLTPDPHPHPHWLP from the coding sequence ATGATTCTCCAGTCTTCAAAATCAAAAGAGATGATCACCGTGAACCAAAACGAAATGGTGGTGGATGAAGGCCTCCTTCACGATATCATGCTTAACTCACCCTCCCTCCaccaccttcctcaaaccacgcACTACAATTACAATTACAATTATAACCCCTTTGATGATACTACCGTCTCCTGGATAAACGACGACGTTTCTTCTCCCTCTCAGTCTCAGCTCACTAGCACCGCCCTTCACCTACCACCACCGCCGCCGCCGCCACCACTGATTGATCATCAACAAACGGAGTTGCTGCTGCCAACCGAACAGCAACAGCAAGTGGAAGAAGACTCTGCGATAAGGCTGGTCCACATGCTCATCTCATGCGCCGATTCTCTCCAGCGAGGCCACGTGGCACACGCCGCTTCCCTCATCGACGCCATGCAATCACTCCAAAGACACGTCACCACCGCCTCCGCCATCGGCAAGGTCGCCGCTCACTTCATCGGCGCCTTAACACGCCGCATCTTCGCTCCTCCCCTCACCGACCGCCACGGCGGAGTCGGTGCAGTCGCTAACGACGACGGAGGCGTACTTTACCATCATTTCTACGAGGCATGTCCTTATCTCAAGTTCGCTCACTTCACCGCCAACCAGGCGATCCTCGAGGCCTTCAGCGGCCACTCCTCCGTCCACGTCGTCGACTTCCACCTCGCGCATGGACTCCAGTGGCCGCCGCTCATCCAGGCGCTCGCACTTCGCCCAGGCGGTCCCCCCTCCCTCCGCATCACCGGCATTGGCCCTCCCTCTCCGGACCGCCGCGATGCCCTCCGCGAAACCGGCATCCGCCTCGCCGAACTTGCCCGCTCCGTCAACGTCCGGTTCGCTTTCCGAGGAGTCGCTGCGTCAAGGCTTGAGGACGTGGAGCCGTGGATGCTACAGGTGCGGCAGGAGGAGGCGGTGGCGATCAACTCCGTCATGCAGCTCCACCGACTCCTAGGATCCGATTCGGGAATCGACTCGGTCCTGGGTTGGATCCGGAGGTTAAACCCTAAGATCGTAACCGTGGTTGAACAAGAAGCGAATCATAACCAGACCGGGTTCTTGGAACGATTCACGGAAGCGCTGCATTACTACTCGGCCGTTTTCGACTCGCTAGAGGCTTGCCCAAACGAACCGGATAAGTCGCTAGCCGAAATGTACCTGGAGAGAGAGATTGGCAACGTGGTTTGTTGTGAGGGGCCGGCTCGGGTGGAGAGGCATGAACCGCTGGCCCAATGGAAGGCCCGGTTGGAGAAATCAGGGTTTAAGTGCGTCGGCCTGGGCTCAAATGCGTTACGGCAGGCGAGCATGTTATTGAGCTTGTTCTCAGCTGAGGGGTACTGCGTTGAAGAGAAGGAAGGATGTTTGACTTTGGGTTGGCATGGGAGGCCCCTCATTGCTGCTTCGGCTTGGCAACCCTTTCCCCTCACCCCTGACCCACACCCGCACCCACATTGGCTTCCTTAG
- the LOC112708204 gene encoding protein argonaute PNH1, whose protein sequence is MLPFTYKEFTILLTEDDESIGTTREREFKVVIKFAARVSMHQLRELLSGKQVDTPQEALTVIDIVLRELAAQSYVSIGRFLYSPDFRKPQQLGGGLESWRGFYQSIRPTQMGLSLNIDMSSMAFIEPLPVIDFVAQILGKDVHSKPLSDADRVKIKKALRGVKVEVTHRGSFRRKYRISGLTSQPTRELNFPLDEKMNMKSVVDYFQEMYGYTIKYPHLPCLQVGSQKKVNYLPMEACKIVGGQRYTKGLNEKQITSLLKVSCQRPREQETDILQTIQENDYEYNPYAKEFGISVDSKLTSVDARVLPAPWLKYHDTGREKEYLPQVGQWNMMNKKVINGSTVRYWACINFSRSVQESTARGFCQQLVQMCQISGMEFSQDPVIPVYSAKPDLVKKALKYVHSASLENLGGKELELLIAILPDNNGSLYGDLKRICETDLGLISQCCLTKHVFKINRQYLANVALKINVKMGGRNTVLLDALSWRIPLVSDIPTIIFGADVTHPESGEDSCPSIAAVVASQDWPEVTKYAGLVCAQPHREELIQDLFKCWKDPHHGVVYGGMIRELLLSFKKATGQKPLRIIFYRDGVSEGQFYQVLLYELDAIRKACASLEPSYQPPVTFVVVQKRHHTRLFSSNHDDRNSTDKSGNILPGTVVDSKICHPTEFDFYLCSHAGIQGTSRPAHYHVLWDENNFTADEIQSLTNNLCYTYARCTRSVSVVPPAYYAHLAAYRARFYMEPGATEISKARGARSKDGSVRPLPALKEKVKNVMFYC, encoded by the exons ATGCTTCCTTTCACATACAAAGAGTTCACTATATTATTGACTGAAGATGATGAGAGTATTGGTACTACCAG GGAAAGAGAGTTTAAGGTGGTAATCAAGTTTGCTGCTCGTGTTAGCATGCATCAATTACGTGAGCTTCTCAGTGGGAAACAAGTGGACACACCACAAGAAGCACTTACTGTTATTGACATTGTTCTGAGGGAGCTTGCAGCACAGAG TTACGTGTCCATTGGGAGGTTTCTGTATTCTCCTGATTTTAGAAAACCACAGCAGCTTGGTGGTGGCTTAGAATCATGGCGTGGATTCTACCAAAGTATAAGGCCTACCCAGATGGGTTTATCACTTAATATTG ACATGTCATCAATGGCGTTTATTGAGCCACTCCCTGTGATTGACTTTGTTGCTCAAATTTTGGGAAAAGATGTGCACTCAAAGCCATTGTCAGATGCAGATCGTGTCAAG ATTAAGAAGGCCCTAAGAGGTGTAAAAGTTGAAGTTACGCATAGAGGGAGTTTTAGAAGGAAGTACAGGATATCAGGATTGACATCACAGCCAACAAGGGAGCTTAA CTTCCCTCTTGATGAGAAAATGAACATGAAATCAGTGGTTGATTATTTTCAAGAAATGTATGGATACACTATCAAGTATCCTCATCTACCTTGTCTTCAAGTAGGAAGCCAAAAGAAGGTGAACTATTTGCCAATGGAG GCATGCAAGATAGTTGGAGGCCAGAGGTATACAAAAGGGCTAAACGAAAAGCAGATAACTTCTCTCTTGAAGGTCTCATGCCAGAGACCACGCGAACAAGAGACAGATATTCTTCAG acaattcaagaaaatgatTATGAATATAATCCGTATGCGAAAGAGTTTGGTATAAGTGTAGACAGCAAGCTTACATCAGTTGATGCTCGGGTTCTTCCTGCTCCATGG TTGAAATATCATGACACTGGAAGAGAGAAAGAGTACTTGCCACAAGTTGGTCAGTGGAATATGATGAACAAG AAAGTAATAAATGGAAGCACTGTAAGATACTGGGCATGTATCAATTTCTCAAGAAGTGTTCAAGAAAGCACAGCTCGTGGATTTTGCCAACAGTTAGTTCAGATGTGCCAAATCTCAGGCATG GAATTTAGCCAGGACCCTGTGATTCCTGTATATTCAGCAAAACCTGATCTAGTTAAGAAGGCTTTGAAGTATGTACATTCAGCTTCTCTAGAAAATCTTGGTGGCAAGGAGCTAGAGTTGCTTATTGCAATTCTTCCAGACAACAATGGCTCTCTATATG GTGATCTCAAAAGAATCTGCGAAACTGATCTTGGGTTGATTTCTCAGTGTTGTCTTACAAAGCATGTATTCAAGATTAATAGACAGTACTTGGCAAATGTTGCACTCAAAATCAATGTCAAG ATGGGAGGAAGGAACACAGTGCTTTTGGATGCTTTAAGTTGGAGGATCCCATTGGTTAGTGACATTCCAACAATAATATTTGGAGCTGATGTAACTCATCCAGAATCCGGAGAGGACTCTTGTCCTTCCATTGCTGCT GTTGTAGCCTCACAGGACTGGCCAGAAGTAACAAAGTACGCAGGATTGGTTTGCGCGCAGCCTCATCGGGAAGAACTCATACAAGATCTTTTTAAATGCTGGAAAGATCCTCATCATGGTGTAGTTTATGGTGGCATGATCAG AGAGCTCTTACTCTCATTTAAGAAGGCAACTGGACAAAAACCACTGAGGATAATATTTTACAG GGACGGGGTAAGCGAAGGACAATTCTACCAAGTTTTGCTATATGAACTTGATGCCATTCGTAAG GCTTGTGCATCTTTGGAACCAAGTTACCAACCTCCAGTAACATTTGTTGTGGTTCAAAAACGTCATCATACTAGACTCTTCTCAAGCAATCATGATGATAGAAATAGCACTGACAAGAGTGGCAATATCTTACCTG GTACTGTGGTTGATTCTAAGATCTGTCATCCTACAGAATTTGACTTCTATTTATGCAGTCATGCTGGAATTCAG GGTACAAGTAGACCAGCTCACTACCATGTCTTATGGGATGAGAACAATTTCACTGCTGATGAAATTCAGTCTCTCACCAACAACTTATGCTACAC TTATGCAAGGTGTACAAGATCTGTTTCAGTAG TGCCTCCTGCATACTATGCTCATTTGGCAGCATACCGAGCTCGATTCTACATGGAACCTGGTGCCACTGAGATTTCTAAAGCGCGGGGTGCAAGATCAAAAGATGGTTCAGTTCGGCCACTCCCAGCTCTCAAAGAAAAAGTCAAGAATGTCATGTTCTACTGTTGA